The Marinilongibacter aquaticus genome has a window encoding:
- a CDS encoding mechanosensitive ion channel has protein sequence MDYFNSLIDSLSTQFGNGLPRVLGALLVLIIGLFIAGLVRRLVMRLFSKTDIDEKIAEKINSPYRLDKFVSKLFYYLVVVYTLIVVLSMMGVEGVLAPLESMLGKFVGYVPNFIGAGLIAFAGYMIAMIMSEATGFLSERIEGFGERIGLDAGKVSLSKIVKQVIFILVFLPVLIVALDTLQMTAVSGPATEMLSTLLAAVPQIIAAALLLAVFYIVGKYVVSILVELLKNLGLDTLAENIGLKNIIGTRSLSVIMGNIALFFIMFTAIIAAVAKLHLGMVEEILTEVFHVSGKIFFGLIVLMAGVVISNIAANAIAKTQDSGFLVPVVRFAVIGIFLAFSLSTMGIAENIVNLAFGLTLGAVAVAFALSFGLGGREAAGKQLERFFNKLNEKNK, from the coding sequence ATGGATTACTTTAACAGTTTGATTGACTCCCTCTCTACTCAGTTCGGCAATGGCCTTCCGAGGGTCTTAGGAGCTCTACTGGTACTGATTATAGGCCTTTTTATCGCAGGTTTGGTTAGGCGTTTGGTAATGAGGTTATTCAGTAAAACAGATATCGATGAGAAAATTGCTGAGAAAATTAATTCACCGTACCGTCTCGACAAATTTGTAAGCAAGCTCTTTTATTATTTGGTTGTGGTATATACGCTGATTGTGGTTTTGAGCATGATGGGCGTAGAAGGCGTCTTGGCTCCTTTGGAGAGCATGCTCGGTAAATTTGTGGGCTATGTGCCCAATTTCATAGGGGCGGGCCTTATTGCTTTTGCAGGATATATGATTGCGATGATCATGTCTGAAGCCACCGGTTTCCTTTCTGAGCGTATCGAGGGCTTTGGCGAGCGTATTGGCTTGGATGCAGGCAAAGTGAGCCTTTCGAAGATTGTGAAGCAAGTCATCTTTATTTTGGTTTTTCTGCCGGTATTGATCGTGGCTTTGGATACCCTACAAATGACGGCCGTATCTGGGCCTGCCACCGAAATGCTGAGCACGCTTTTGGCTGCCGTGCCGCAAATTATTGCCGCAGCTTTGCTTTTGGCCGTTTTCTATATCGTCGGAAAATACGTAGTGTCTATCCTTGTCGAACTTTTGAAAAATTTGGGTTTGGATACACTGGCCGAAAACATTGGCCTGAAAAACATCATCGGCACACGTTCGCTGTCGGTTATAATGGGCAATATTGCTCTTTTCTTTATCATGTTTACTGCCATTATCGCTGCGGTGGCCAAGCTGCATTTGGGTATGGTTGAAGAAATCCTGACCGAAGTTTTCCATGTGTCGGGGAAAATATTTTTCGGTTTGATTGTACTGATGGCCGGAGTGGTGATTTCGAATATCGCCGCCAATGCAATTGCCAAAACCCAAGACAGCGGTTTTTTGGTGCCGGTCGTTCGTTTTGCTGTGATTGGCATTTTTCTGGCTTTCTCGCTCAGTACGATGGGCATTGCCGAAAATATCGTGAATCTGGCGTTTGGACTTACACTGGGGGCTGTGGCTGTAGCATTTGCACTTTCATTTGGCTTGGGTGGCCGAGAGGCTGCGGGCAAGCAATTGGAACGCTTTTTCAATAAGTTGAACGAAAAAAACAAATAA
- a CDS encoding DNA polymerase Y family protein: MDRTILHMDLDTFFVSVERKLDSRLIGKPILIGGTGDRGVVSAASYEARPRVQSGMPMKLARMLCPEAIVIKGNAGVYTDHSRIVTEIIKARVPILEKASVDEFYADLSGMDKHFGCAKYASELREIVKKESGLPISFGLSINKTVAKVATSEMKSKRQTQGSDEGLLNVERGQEKPFLAPLAVKKIPMVGDKTYQTLCNLGIKWVKNVQELPLEVISSVLGKNGHTLWEKANAIDYSPVIEYHERKSISNERTFGKDTTDMHKLRTTIEAMAEQLCFQLRSGGKIASCISVRIRYSDFQTTSKQTKIAYSSADHIMIPKVLELFESLYNRRLLVRLVGVKFSDITNGSYQINLFEDSRKTADLYAGMDKVRNKYGSRAIMRASTFGAKTIGGMMNPFNGEPPIVLAHRTG; this comes from the coding sequence ATGGATCGTACCATCTTGCACATGGATCTCGACACCTTCTTTGTGTCGGTAGAGCGGAAATTAGACAGCCGCCTGATAGGCAAACCCATACTCATCGGTGGAACCGGCGACCGAGGCGTGGTGTCTGCCGCCAGCTACGAAGCCCGCCCGCGGGTACAATCGGGCATGCCCATGAAATTGGCCCGTATGCTCTGCCCCGAAGCCATCGTGATCAAGGGCAATGCAGGCGTTTATACCGACCATTCACGCATTGTCACCGAAATCATCAAAGCACGTGTACCCATCCTAGAAAAAGCCAGCGTAGATGAATTCTATGCCGACCTCTCGGGAATGGATAAGCATTTCGGCTGTGCAAAATACGCGTCCGAACTTCGGGAAATCGTAAAAAAAGAAAGCGGTTTGCCTATCTCTTTCGGGCTTTCGATCAACAAGACAGTGGCCAAAGTGGCCACCAGCGAAATGAAGTCCAAAAGGCAAACACAGGGCAGCGACGAAGGCCTACTGAATGTAGAACGAGGACAAGAAAAACCCTTTCTTGCTCCATTGGCCGTAAAAAAAATCCCTATGGTAGGCGACAAAACCTACCAAACGCTTTGCAACCTCGGCATAAAATGGGTGAAAAATGTGCAAGAATTGCCACTCGAAGTAATCAGTTCTGTTTTGGGCAAAAACGGGCACACACTTTGGGAAAAGGCCAATGCCATAGATTATAGCCCCGTAATTGAGTATCACGAACGGAAATCGATCTCGAACGAAAGAACTTTCGGCAAAGATACCACCGACATGCACAAGCTTCGCACCACCATCGAAGCCATGGCCGAACAATTGTGTTTTCAATTGCGGAGTGGCGGGAAAATCGCCAGCTGCATCAGCGTGCGTATACGGTACTCCGATTTCCAAACCACCTCGAAACAGACAAAGATTGCCTACTCATCGGCCGATCACATCATGATCCCAAAAGTCTTGGAACTCTTCGAAAGCCTTTACAACAGACGGCTGCTGGTACGCTTGGTGGGGGTCAAGTTCAGCGACATCACCAATGGAAGCTATCAAATCAACCTTTTTGAAGACAGCCGGAAAACAGCCGACTTGTATGCGGGCATGGATAAAGTACGAAACAAATATGGCTCTCGGGCCATCATGCGGGCCTCTACATTTGGAGCCAAAACCATCGGCGGCATGATGAACCCCTTCAATGGCGAACCGCCCATTGTACTGGCTCACCGAACGGGCTAA
- a CDS encoding DNA polymerase III subunit alpha yields the protein MYLNCHTYFSLRYGTFSEEELLKLAAENGQKTLALTDINNTSACLNFVRTAPKYGIKPVLGVDFRNGNTQLFVGVAKNNRGFQELNAHLSFHKHAHTKLPEKAPAFQQVQVIYPLSQLQNRGQTTLLSHEYIGVGLDELEYLHRSPHFEHLHKMVFLHAVTFRNKVDFNLHRLLRAIDNNELLSRLPNSEQGHPEEKFIDESVLSKAFEQYPLILENTRRLLDACHIHFDFNENRPHQNLLSYTGERKKDYRLIQKLVREGLSKRYGPQIGFSIKRRVIKELKTISQMDYVAFFLVNWDIIQYAKSKGYFHVGRGSGANSIVAYLLGITDVDPIELDLYFERFMNLYRANPPDFDIDFSSKDRDDITRYIFERFGKNKQVALLATYNTFQYSAAVRELGKVFGLPKDEIDTLSDGKYDPQKLDKLSQLVIQYAHRLNGIPNILSVHSSGIIISEKSLHYFSATDMPPKGFPTVQFDMVIAEDVGLYKYDILGQRGLGKIKDSLAIIQENRPEAPHIDIHNAQAFLKDKAINEQISKAQCIGCFYVESPAMRMLLRKLEVDNYLGLVAASSIIRPGVAKSGMMREYILRHRDPKRREEAHPKMIEIMNDTYGVMVYQEDVIKVAHYFAGLSLAEADQLRRGMSGKYRSREEFAKVKRKFIQNCRDRGEEEKTIQEVWNQTESFAGYAFAKGHSASYAIESYQSLFLKTYYPLEFMVAVLNNGGGFYRTELYVHEARMQGGLLHAPQINLSRVETIIRGQHIYLGFQHLAGLESHLALQIVAERQKNGAFLSLADFLERIDIAPDQMEILLRIGSFDFTGINKRELLWQALYKLNKEPKRKQSELFKVAVKQYDLPKLSSTFFEDTFDQMELLGFPLCNPFDLLLEKPENTLAAKDMPHFVNREMTIYAYLITIKNTSTSRGSRMQFGTFLDHEGHWVDTVHFPPVAAKFPFRGKGVYQLTGIVKEEFDFYTLEIAHMQQIPYIPDPRFNTDSKVDYDLALKRANTPFRKLNNAELYRKRPAAK from the coding sequence ATGTACCTCAATTGCCATACGTATTTCAGTCTCCGTTACGGCACTTTTTCGGAAGAAGAACTGCTTAAATTGGCCGCAGAAAACGGGCAAAAAACACTTGCACTCACCGATATCAACAATACCTCTGCCTGTTTGAATTTCGTGCGGACAGCTCCAAAATACGGCATAAAACCGGTATTGGGCGTCGATTTCAGAAACGGCAACACACAGCTCTTTGTGGGCGTGGCCAAAAACAATCGGGGTTTTCAAGAACTGAACGCACACCTCTCGTTTCACAAGCATGCCCACACAAAACTTCCTGAAAAAGCTCCAGCTTTTCAGCAAGTGCAGGTAATTTACCCGCTTTCCCAGCTACAAAATCGAGGCCAAACCACTCTACTCTCCCACGAATACATCGGCGTGGGTTTAGACGAACTCGAATACCTACACCGATCGCCCCATTTCGAACATTTACACAAAATGGTTTTCCTGCATGCGGTGACTTTCCGAAACAAAGTCGACTTCAACCTGCACCGCCTGCTGCGGGCCATCGACAACAATGAACTACTCAGCCGTTTGCCGAACAGCGAACAGGGCCATCCGGAAGAAAAATTCATAGACGAATCCGTCTTGTCCAAGGCTTTTGAGCAATATCCCTTAATTCTTGAGAATACCCGCAGACTGCTGGACGCGTGCCACATCCATTTCGATTTCAACGAAAACCGCCCGCACCAAAACCTGTTGAGCTATACAGGGGAACGGAAAAAAGACTATCGGCTCATACAGAAACTTGTGCGAGAAGGCCTGAGCAAACGCTACGGACCACAAATCGGATTCAGTATAAAAAGGCGGGTTATCAAAGAGCTGAAAACCATTTCGCAAATGGATTACGTGGCTTTCTTTCTGGTCAATTGGGATATCATACAATACGCCAAAAGTAAAGGGTACTTTCATGTGGGCCGCGGCAGTGGAGCCAACAGCATTGTGGCCTATTTGTTGGGCATTACCGATGTAGACCCCATCGAACTCGATCTGTATTTCGAACGCTTCATGAACCTTTACCGGGCCAATCCGCCCGATTTTGACATCGATTTTTCTTCGAAAGACCGCGACGACATCACCCGCTACATCTTCGAGCGTTTCGGTAAAAATAAGCAAGTTGCTTTGCTGGCCACCTACAATACTTTTCAATACAGTGCAGCCGTGCGTGAGCTGGGAAAGGTTTTTGGTTTGCCCAAAGACGAGATCGACACACTGAGCGACGGAAAATACGACCCGCAAAAGCTAGACAAACTTTCGCAGCTGGTTATACAATACGCCCACAGGCTAAACGGCATACCCAATATTCTGAGCGTACATTCCAGTGGCATTATCATATCGGAAAAATCGCTCCATTATTTCTCGGCCACAGACATGCCGCCCAAAGGTTTCCCCACGGTGCAATTCGACATGGTGATAGCCGAAGATGTAGGCCTTTACAAATACGATATCCTGGGGCAACGCGGCCTCGGGAAAATCAAAGACAGCTTGGCCATTATTCAGGAAAACAGGCCCGAAGCACCGCACATCGACATTCACAATGCCCAGGCTTTCCTTAAAGACAAGGCCATTAACGAGCAAATCAGCAAAGCCCAATGCATTGGCTGTTTTTATGTAGAATCGCCCGCCATGCGGATGTTGCTGCGAAAACTGGAAGTGGACAATTATTTGGGTTTGGTGGCGGCCAGTTCAATTATTCGTCCGGGAGTAGCCAAAAGCGGCATGATGCGAGAATACATTCTGCGGCACCGCGACCCCAAACGCCGCGAGGAGGCTCATCCAAAAATGATAGAAATCATGAATGACACCTATGGTGTGATGGTGTACCAAGAAGACGTGATCAAAGTAGCTCATTATTTTGCAGGCCTTTCACTGGCCGAAGCCGATCAGTTGCGTAGGGGCATGAGCGGAAAATACCGATCGCGGGAAGAATTTGCCAAAGTAAAACGGAAATTCATTCAAAACTGCCGCGATCGCGGCGAAGAAGAGAAAACAATCCAAGAAGTCTGGAATCAGACCGAAAGCTTCGCAGGCTATGCTTTTGCCAAGGGTCATTCTGCATCTTATGCGATTGAAAGCTACCAGAGCCTTTTCCTTAAAACCTACTATCCGCTCGAGTTCATGGTGGCGGTATTGAACAATGGCGGCGGTTTTTACCGCACCGAACTCTACGTACACGAAGCCCGTATGCAAGGCGGCCTATTGCACGCTCCCCAAATCAACCTCTCGAGGGTAGAAACCATTATTCGTGGCCAACACATATACCTGGGTTTCCAGCACTTGGCCGGTCTCGAAAGCCATTTGGCCCTACAGATCGTGGCCGAACGCCAAAAAAACGGGGCATTCCTTAGTCTTGCCGATTTTCTGGAAAGGATCGACATCGCACCCGACCAGATGGAAATCCTGCTCCGCATCGGTTCGTTCGATTTTACAGGCATAAACAAACGCGAGCTGCTCTGGCAAGCCTTGTACAAACTCAACAAAGAGCCCAAAAGAAAACAGAGCGAACTCTTCAAAGTCGCGGTCAAGCAATACGATTTGCCCAAGCTCAGCTCCACGTTTTTCGAAGACACTTTCGACCAAATGGAACTTCTGGGTTTTCCGCTTTGCAACCCTTTCGACCTGCTTTTGGAAAAGCCTGAAAATACACTTGCCGCAAAAGACATGCCCCATTTTGTCAACCGAGAAATGACGATTTACGCTTATCTCATCACCATAAAAAACACCTCGACCAGCAGAGGAAGCCGCATGCAATTCGGTACGTTTCTGGATCACGAAGGGCATTGGGTCGACACCGTCCACTTTCCGCCCGTAGCGGCCAAATTCCCCTTTCGCGGAAAGGGCGTATACCAACTCACGGGCATTGTCAAAGAAGAATTTGATTTTTATACCCTCGAGATCGCCCACATGCAACAAATACCCTACATTCCCGATCCAAGGTTCAACACAGACAGCAAAGTAGATTACGATCTCGCCCTAAAAAGAGCAAACACGCCATTCAGGAAACTGAACAATGCCGAACTTTATAGAAAGCGACCCGCGGCAAAATAA
- a CDS encoding DNA-3-methyladenine glycosylase, with the protein MKLDSSFYPQFNTLEMASKLLGKILVHETPEGVTSGRIVETEAYLCTDPACHAFTGKSKRNQSMFLAAGHAYVYFIYGMYTCFNVVSGPENTGEAVLIRALEPLKGLTLMHERRARLSKSNKPFLSKGLCNGPGKLCQAMGIDLSTDGKPLHGDSICLFDDHFDRFQTMQTTRIGITKGHTLPYRFYIKDNKFISKS; encoded by the coding sequence ATGAAATTGGACTCTTCGTTTTATCCGCAATTCAATACACTCGAAATGGCCAGTAAATTGCTGGGGAAAATTCTGGTACACGAAACGCCAGAAGGGGTTACAAGCGGCCGAATTGTGGAAACCGAAGCCTACCTCTGCACGGATCCCGCATGCCACGCCTTCACGGGAAAAAGCAAACGAAACCAGAGTATGTTTCTCGCAGCCGGACATGCCTATGTGTATTTCATTTACGGAATGTACACCTGCTTCAACGTTGTTTCTGGCCCTGAAAATACAGGTGAAGCTGTGCTCATTCGGGCATTGGAACCCTTAAAGGGGCTTACCTTGATGCACGAAAGAAGGGCCCGTTTATCCAAATCGAATAAACCTTTTCTGAGCAAAGGCCTCTGCAATGGCCCGGGGAAACTCTGCCAAGCCATGGGCATCGACCTGAGCACGGACGGCAAGCCTCTTCATGGCGATTCCATTTGCCTTTTCGACGATCACTTTGATCGTTTTCAAACCATGCAAACTACCCGAATCGGCATCACCAAAGGACATACGCTCCCTTATCGTTTCTACATCAAAGACAACAAATTCATCAGTAAATCGTAA
- a CDS encoding aminopeptidase P family protein, translated as MHLFSENTYKNRRQTLSQAIGKGLILLQGNDEASMNYKDNTYRYRQDSTFVYYFGLNQPGLNALIDTESGEEIIFGNEFSIDDIIWVGQQATIKELAQSVGITDTRAANALKPILLKAQSQGREIHFLPPYRTENLLKLEFLLEQSIQDLSQGHSTKLIKSIVDQRSIKTSEEIALMTEAVNVSREMHIAAMKATKPGKAEFEVVAEIYRVAKLHASYLAYPAIFSINGQILHNHHHDNKLESGRLLLNDSGAETTSYYSGDITRTFPVSGKFTEKQKEVYNIVLEMEESAIGMLKAGLAYRDIHMAANKLMLEQLKTLGLLTGDVNDMLELGVGGLFMPHGLGHQIGLDVHDMENLGEQFVGYRDGLERSTQLGLKSLRFAREIENGMVLTVEPGMYFIPDLIEKWKAEDKFSEFIQYDKLKAYYDFGGIRIEDDVQVTENGPVILGERIPKTVAEIEDIMQA; from the coding sequence ATGCATTTATTTTCTGAAAACACGTACAAAAACAGAAGACAAACCTTAAGCCAAGCGATCGGTAAAGGCCTTATTCTTTTGCAAGGCAATGATGAGGCTTCCATGAACTACAAAGACAATACCTACAGGTACCGACAGGACAGTACGTTTGTCTATTATTTCGGACTGAATCAACCCGGGCTCAACGCCCTTATCGATACGGAATCTGGCGAGGAAATCATTTTTGGAAACGAATTTTCAATAGACGACATCATTTGGGTTGGCCAACAAGCTACGATAAAAGAATTGGCCCAAAGCGTGGGCATTACCGATACGCGTGCGGCCAATGCCCTAAAACCGATTTTGCTGAAAGCACAGTCGCAAGGCCGCGAAATCCATTTTCTTCCCCCCTACCGTACAGAAAACCTTTTGAAACTCGAATTTTTGCTCGAGCAATCGATTCAAGACCTTTCGCAGGGCCATTCCACCAAACTCATCAAAAGCATAGTCGACCAAAGAAGCATCAAAACAAGTGAAGAGATTGCTTTGATGACCGAAGCAGTAAATGTAAGTCGCGAAATGCATATTGCGGCCATGAAAGCCACCAAACCGGGTAAAGCCGAATTTGAGGTCGTGGCCGAGATTTACCGTGTAGCCAAATTGCACGCTTCCTATTTGGCCTATCCCGCCATATTCTCGATCAATGGGCAAATTTTACACAATCACCACCACGACAACAAGCTGGAAAGCGGCCGTTTACTACTGAACGATAGCGGTGCAGAAACCACTTCTTACTATTCGGGCGACATCACCCGTACTTTCCCTGTTTCGGGCAAATTCACTGAAAAGCAAAAAGAGGTCTACAATATTGTTCTGGAAATGGAGGAAAGTGCAATCGGCATGTTGAAAGCTGGATTGGCCTACCGCGACATACACATGGCTGCGAACAAGCTGATGCTCGAGCAACTCAAAACCTTGGGCCTACTGACCGGCGATGTGAACGACATGCTCGAACTGGGCGTGGGCGGTCTCTTTATGCCGCATGGACTGGGCCACCAAATAGGCTTGGATGTGCACGATATGGAAAACTTAGGCGAACAATTTGTCGGGTACCGCGATGGGCTCGAAAGAAGCACACAATTGGGCCTCAAATCCTTGCGATTTGCCAGAGAAATCGAAAACGGCATGGTGCTTACTGTGGAACCCGGCATGTATTTCATTCCAGATTTGATTGAAAAGTGGAAAGCCGAAGACAAGTTTTCCGAATTCATTCAGTACGATAAGCTGAAGGCCTATTACGATTTTGGAGGCATTCGCATAGAAGACGATGTGCAAGTCACTGAAAATGGGCCCGTTATTTTGGGTGAACGTATTCCGAAAACGGTGGCAGAAATCGAAGACATCATGCAAGCCTGA
- a CDS encoding DUF1761 domain-containing protein has protein sequence MDFSQINFLAILVGGILAFAFGALWYSPVLFSKAWQKEVGMSEEDLAGANMAKIFGTSLLLMLVMATGMAIMLRGHNEGPIDWIEGLMHGLYIGLMFVATSIGINLLYQRGSFKLFLIDAGYQVIMLMIMGAVIGAWS, from the coding sequence ATGGATTTCTCCCAAATCAACTTTTTAGCCATACTCGTTGGCGGTATTTTGGCCTTTGCGTTTGGTGCTTTGTGGTACAGCCCTGTGCTCTTTTCGAAAGCATGGCAGAAGGAAGTCGGAATGAGTGAAGAAGACCTTGCTGGAGCAAACATGGCCAAGATTTTCGGCACCAGCTTGCTGTTGATGCTCGTGATGGCCACAGGAATGGCCATTATGCTGCGTGGACACAACGAAGGCCCTATCGATTGGATTGAAGGCCTGATGCACGGCTTGTATATCGGCCTGATGTTCGTAGCCACTTCCATTGGCATCAACCTGCTCTATCAACGCGGTTCTTTCAAATTATTCTTGATTGACGCAGGCTACCAAGTAATTATGTTGATGATTATGGGAGCCGTGATAGGTGCTTGGTCTTAA